A window from Musa acuminata AAA Group cultivar baxijiao chromosome BXJ3-10, Cavendish_Baxijiao_AAA, whole genome shotgun sequence encodes these proteins:
- the LOC135651386 gene encoding disease resistance protein RGA2-like, translating to MAVSSDLKFVLLEILPTPELMAQGRELRIQNHLEMVHDCIWALNAVILDAQMRALKEPEMEEWVNDVGIAVADVEDLLHSILGWQPRGAAASDLLPCSFPNVDGVASRHAILLEMEEKARRLNYLVRRGSSLCLRKEMMDSTYPRREEEEEKEEYFKILREEMVGRDNEVEKIIDKIGRKRRRPKRRRRSNYVHDDDGLWYFLLSGPFLVGKTSIARMVYHHPWVCEHFDHRVWIDESKVSSFDAMWIIKEFMRSIAGEPCEDVWLFYDRFGGSHRYLIILDDFFIGLDDQDKFLQLEHFFLLMGEPGSLVMLIGDYNLDDIYFLRPRPGFLRHYVNTISKDNWVQLFMRHALSHPDEAGVEEKRMLVSFAKRLHHYFNLYPLSAKMLGSIFRYTETCRWQEEKDALYRTEQIESNQHLNLMFLHYLSPIFARQCLYQLLIPQDYISGHADLLHVLAAEGIPRKEKTKPTTSTKLMKSASERLNFGTMVGRDSTIPQ from the coding sequence ATGGCGGTGTCGTCCGATTTGAAGTTCGTACTATTGGAAATACTACCGACGCCTGAACTGATGGCCCAAGGACGGGAGCTCCGTATCCAAAATCACCTGGAGATGGTTCACGATTGCATCTGGGCCCTCAATGCGGTGATCTTAGATGCCCAGATGCGAGCGTTGAAGGAGCCGGAGATGGAGGAGTGGGTGAACGACGTCGGGATAGCCGTCGCGGACGTTGAAGACCTGCTCCACAGCATCCTGGGCTGGCAACCGAGGGGAGCGGCGGCATCCGACCTCTTGCCGTGCTCCTTCCCCAACGTCGACGGAGTAGCATCTCGCCATGCTATTCTACTAGAGATGGAGGAGAAGGCACGCAGGTTGAATTACCTCGTGAGGAGAGGGTCTTCGCTATGCCTTCGAAAGGAGATGATGGATTCTACATATCCacgacgagaagaagaagaagaaaaagaagagtacTTCAAAATCTTGAGAGAAGAGATGGTGGGAAGAGACAacgaagtagaaaaaatcatagaTAAAATCGGTCGGAAGCGGCGACGACCGAAGCGGCGACGACGATCCAACTATGTGCATGATGATGATGGGCTTTGGTACTTCCTCCTATCCGGCCCATTTTTGGTGGGGAAGACATCCATCGCTCGCATGGTTTACCACCACCCATGGGTCTGCGAGCACTTTGATCATCGTGTCTGGATTGATGAGTCCAAAGTATCTTCTTTCGACGCCATGTGGATCATCAAAGAATTTATGAGATCGATTGCTGGGGAGCCATGCGAGGACGTCTGGCTGTTTTATGATCGATTCGGTGGAAGCCACAGATACTTAATCATCCTAGATGACTTCTTTATTGGGTTGGATGATCAGGACAAGTTCTTGCAATTGGAGCACTTTTTCCTTCTCATGGGTGAACCGGGCAGCTTAGTGATGCTCATCGGTGATTACAATctcgatgatatatattttttacgtcCACGACCCGGTTTCTTAAGACACTATGTTAACACTATATCAAAGGACAATTGGGTACAACTATTCATGAGACACGCACTGAGCCATCCTGATGAGGCCGGGGTGGAGGAGAAAAGGATGCTAGTTTCATTCGCCAAGAGACTTCATCATTATTTCAATTTGTATCCTCTGTCTGCTAAGATGTTGGGATCGATATTTAGATACACTGAGACGTGTCGATGGCAAGAAGAAAAAGATGCCCTGTATAGGACGGAGCAAATAGAATCCAATCAGCATTTGAATTTGATGTTCCTACATTATCTTTCTCCAATATTTGCACGACAATGCCTGTATCAGTTGTTGATTCCACAGGATTACATCTCCGGCCATGCTGACTTGTTGCACGTGCTCGCTGCCGAAGGCATTCCACGCAAAGAGAAGACAAAGCCTACAACATCCACAAAATTGATGAAAAGTGCCTCGGAGCGACTTAACTTCGGGACGATGGTCGGTCGAGATTCCACAATCCCACAATAG
- the LOC135650886 gene encoding disease resistance protein RGA2-like → MVKANAKSNIERAPLKGEASELRDSHPTYYTQRRRKGGVRSEPYMAVSSDLKFVLLEILPTPELMAQGRELRIQNHLEMVHDCIWALNAAIMDAQMRALKEPEVEDWVNDVGIAVADVEDLLRSILGRQPRGAAASDLLPCSFPNVDGVASRHAILLELEEKARRLNYLVRRGSSLCLRKEMMDSTYPRREEEEEKKKEYFTILREEVVGRDREVEKIIHEIYRKQQQRSNNVHDHDGLWFIVLFGGSMVGKTSIARMVYHHPWVCQHFSHRVWIDGSKLSAFNTIWVIKEFMRLIAGEPCEDVWLSYDRFGESHRYFLILDDFLIGSDDQDKFDQLEHFLLLVGEPGSIVMLTGDYDVNIFSERWHSCLRHNVGTISKDDWVNLFMRHALSHPDQAEVEEERMLVSLAHRIYKYYFGWFPIYAKVLGSIFKYTEMSRWQEEIDALCMTEQREHNQHFNLMLLHYLSPIFARSCLYQLLIPQDYISGYADLLHVLVAEGIPRKAKKEIFMRPLLYSLFKIVHRPLVISINSVLERCYFRMRVGRDSTIPRQCLHLQLLVDSCTSAFPTTLSAKVNNKLRTLSLHREEEMVLKQQLCQITDIPTAMFANLIHLRILHLGATRIQQLPHTVGKLLNLRYLNISHSEIEVLPASLCNLRNLRVLNLAWCEKLRKLPEQIHNLRSLQILKLAFCARLQSLPKSIIGLVNLQELDLGDCHGLVELPKDFGNLRKLTKVNMIRCGSLTRMPSGLEHMHNLQTLSGYSISSIGDVISELQPLKVLEEFDLWNLQVVSKPEDASTPPILLQDILPKLKCLALHWKWYNIDDAEIASDVISLQVLEGLQPNIYLSKLEITSYFGKEFPRWIKNMILYLYNLKEIRLVNLRRCERLPPLGNLPYIRIIEISSMDSITVVDETFYTRDTSTFISLDKLIFSEMPRLEKWAADTQNKYDVGRITELTLIQCPKLRTWESNPKVTKLNVWLNNGMLWHCQSVGWQRLISGILELTIVGCQELRQLPQVLQSNGRVRQLTIISCNKLISLPDWMVEIGSLKSLFISGCKELSYIPPQLKTRPHLLQLSGCPKLRL, encoded by the coding sequence ATGGTTAAGGCAAATGCCAAGAGTAATATAGAGAGAGCTCCACTAAAAGGTGAGGCGAGCGAACTCCGAGACTCCCACCCGACATACTAcacacaaagaagaagaaaaggaggagtGAGATCTGAACCATACATGGCGGTGTCGTCCGATTTGAAGTTCGTACTATTGGAAATACTACCGACGCCTGAACTGATGGCGCAAGGACGGGAGCTCCGTATCCAAAATCACCTGGAGATGGTTCACGATTGCATCTGGGCCCTCAATGCGGCGATCATGGATGCCCAGATGCGAGCGTTGAAGGAGCCGGAGGTGGAGGATTGGGTGAACGACGTCGGGATAGCCGTCGCGGACGTTGAAGACCTGCTCCGCAGCATCCTGGGCCGGCAACCGAGGGGAGCGGCGGCATCCGACCTCTTGCCGTGCTCCTTCCCCAACGTCGATGGAGTAGCATCTCGCCATGCTATTCTACTAGAGCTGGAGGAGAAGGCACGCAGGTTGAATTACCTCGTGAGGAGAGGGTCTTCGCTGTGCCTTCGAAAGGAGATGATGGATTCTACATATCCacgacgagaagaagaagaagaaaaaaaaaaagagtatttcaCCATCTTGAGAGAAGAGGTGGTGGGAAGAGACCgagaagtagaaaaaatcatacaTGAAATCTATCGGAAGCAGCAACAACGATCCAACAATGTGCATGATCATGATGGGCTTTGGTTCATCGTCCTATTCGGCGGGTCTATGGTGGGGAAGACGTCCATCGCTCGCATGGTTTACCACCACCCATGGGTATGCCAGCATTTTAGTCATCGAGTCTGGATTGACGGGTCCAAATTATCCGCTTTCAACACCATATGGGTCATCAAAGAATTTATGAGATTGATAGCCGGGGAGCCATGCGAGGACGTCTGGTTGTCTTATGATCGATTCGGTGAAAGTCACAGATACTTCCTCATCCTAGATGACTTCCTTATTGGGTCGGATGACCAGGACAAGTTCGATCAATTGGAGCACTTTCTCCTTCTCGTGGGTGAACCGGGCAGCATTGTGATGCTCACCGGTGATTACGACGTCAATATATTTTCAGAAAGGTGGCACAGTTGCTTAAGACACAATGTTGGTACTATATCGAAGGACGATTGGGTAAATCTATTCATGAGACACGCACTGAGCCATCCTGATCAGGCCGAGGTGGAGGAAGAAAGGATGCTAGTTTCGTTAGCCCATagaatttataaatattatttcggATGGTTTCCCATATATGCCAAGGTGTTGGGCTCGATATTCAAATACACAGAGATGAGTCGATGGCAAGAAGAAATAGATGCTCTGTGTATGACGGAGCAAAGAGAACACAATCAGCATTTCAATTTGATGTTGCTACATTATCTTTCTCCAATATTTGCACGATCATGCTTGTATCAGTTGTTGATTCCACAGGATTACATCTCCGGCTATGCTGACTTGTTGCACGTACTCGTTGCCGAAGGCATTCCACGCAAAGCGAAGAAAGAGATTTTTATGCGTCCTCTCTTATACTCATTATTCAAAATAGTTCATAGACCATTAGTAATATCAATAAATAGTGTCTTGGAGCGATGCTACTTCCGGATGAGGGTTGGTCGTGATTCCACAATCCCACGACAATGCCTCCATCTACAATTGCTCGTGGATTCCTGTACATCCGCATTTCCCACGACCTTATCAGCAAAAGTAAACAACAAGCTGAGAACCCTATCTTTGCATAGGGAGGAGGAGATGGTTCTGAAACAACAGCTATGCCAGATCACTGATATCCCGACAGCCATGTTTGCAAACCTTATACATCTACGCATCTTACATTTAGGTGCTACAAGGATCCAACAACTTCCTCACACAGTTGGTAAGTTATTAAACTTGAGATACCTCAACATTTCTCATAGCGAGATCGAAGTACTTCCTGCATCCTTGTGCAACCTTCGAAATTTGCGGGTTCTAAATCTAGCTTGGTGTGAGAAGCTCCGAAAACTACCAGAACAGATCCACAATCTTAGAAGTCTACAGATCTTGAAGCTAGCTTTTTGTGCAAGGCTTCAGAGCCTACCTAAATCCATCATAGGCCTTGTGAATCTGCAAGAGTTAGATCTTGGAGATTGTCATGGTCTCGTCGAGTTACCTAAGGATTTTGGTAACCTGAGAAAGTTGACGAAAGTGAATATGATCAGGTGTGGTTCTTTGACACGAATGCCCAGTGGATTAGAGCATATGCATAACCTCCAAACATTATCCGGATATTCGATCAGTAGTATTGGAGATGTCATCTCAGAGTTGCAACCTCTAAAAGTCCTCGAAGAATTTGATCTGTGGAACCTTCAAGTCGTCTCAAAGCCGGAGGATGCTTCGACTCCTCCGATACTACTACAAGACATACTACCCAAGCTTAAATGTTTGGCACTACATTGGAAATGGTATAATATTGATGATGCCGAGATAGCTTCTGATGTTATATCGCTGCAGGTACTTGAGGGACTCCAGCCTAATATATATTtgagcaaactagagatcacttcGTATTTTGGTAAGGAATTCCCGAGATGGATTAAAAATATGATTCTCTATCTTTATAATTTGAAGGAAATTAGATTGGTCAACCTCCGGAGATGTGAAAGGCTACCACCACTTGGGAATCTACCTTATATTAGGATTATTGAGATAAGCAGCATGGATTCAATTACTGTTGTGGATGAAACATTCTATACTAGAGATACTTCGACATTTATAAGTTTAGATAAACTTATTTTCTCTGAAATGCCTCGGCTGGAAAAATGGGCAGCAGATACACAAAACAAATATGATGTAGGGCGCATTACAGAATTGACACTGATCCAGTGCCCAAAATTGAGGACATGGGAGTCGAACCCGAAGGTGACAAAGTTGAACGTTTGGTTGAACAATGGGATGTTATGGCATTGTCAATCCGTGGGTTGGCAGAGACTCATCAGTGGTATTCTCGAGTTGACGATTGTTGGATGCCAAGAGCTGAGGCAATTGCCACAAGTTCTACAGTCGAATGGAAGGGTCAGACAGTTGACCATTATTAGCTGCAATAAATTGATCTCGTTACCAGATTGGATGGTAGAAATCGGATCTCTAAAATCTTTGTTTATATCTGGTTGCAAAGAGCTGTCATACATACCACCGCAACTCAAAACACGGCCACATCTACTACAACTTAGTGGCTGTCCCAAGCTACGGCTCTAA